In one Gossypium hirsutum isolate 1008001.06 chromosome D09, Gossypium_hirsutum_v2.1, whole genome shotgun sequence genomic region, the following are encoded:
- the LOC107891710 gene encoding uncharacterized protein isoform X3 — MGGAKAKSGAMDKEKKKKGTLIWRPVCTQDSSLKEPVIKDATIGLESDCQMQKSNDKVIEVTNAIVNSKALEDDIEDEAMKEKPELSAIKHSLSIQVGASVIRFVKGKAGSTKEKIEKETGVQIILPSSKQNDSIIIEGTSADSVAKASEEIQRVIDEAVKTASFDYSHFVSLPLAIHPELVSKLVGFQNSILGSSDACIDENPDGNSDGDNSEDSAQEQQLGNISVELEVADDEESVKVDVSVRPLDSNAPKEKEEPKSSNKSDLKIGKSVFIKPQTFHLTVLMLKLWNQKRVDLAAQVLKSTSSRVLDALDNRPVFVRLKGLDLMRGSLAKAQVVYAPAEEIDSENRLLHACKIMIDAFVEAGLVIDKDAKSELKLHATLMNARHRKRGKKGRFSSFNARAIFEHFGSEEWGEYLIRQAHLSQRFKYDENGYYHCCASIPFPENISS; from the exons ATGGGTGGGGCAAAAGCCAAGTCTGGTGCCATGGAcaaggagaagaaaaagaaaggtacTCTCATATGGAGACCGGTTTGTACTCAAGATAGTTCCCTCAAAG AGCCTGTGATAAAGGATGCGACTATCGGGTTAGAAAGTGATTGTCAAATGCAAAAATCAAATGACAAGGTAATTGAAGTTACAAATGCCATTGTCAATTCTAAAGCCTTGGAGGATGATATTGAAGATGAAGCAATGAAAGAAAAGCCGGAGCTTTCAGCTATAAAGCATTCACTTTCCATTCaa GTTGGTGCATCTGTAATTCGATTTGTTAAAGGGAAAGC GGGATCTACAAAGGAAAAGATTGAAAAGGAGACGGGGGTTCAGATAATCCTTCCATCATCTAAGCAGAATGATTCCATTA TCATTGAAGGCACTTCAGCTGATAGTGTAGCTAAAGCTTCAGAAGAGATACAACGTGTAATTGATGAG GCTGTTAAAACTGCAAGTTTTGACTACTCTCACTTCGTATCACTTCCATTGGCTATACATCCGGAGTTGGTTAGCAAGCTCGTAGGCTTTCAGAACTCCATATTGGGAAGTAGTGATGCTTGCATAGATGAAAATCCAGACGGCAACTCAGATGGAGATAATTCTGAAGATAGTGCTCAAGAGCAGCAGTTAGGTAACATTTCAGTTGAGCTAGAAGTTGCGGACGATGAGGAAAGTGTTAAGGTGGATGTAAGTGTCAGACCTCTTGATAGTAATGCACCTAAAGAAAAAGAAGAACCAAAGTCTTCTAATAAATCAG ACTTGAAAATTGGAAAGTCCGTATTTATTAAACCTCAAACATTTCACTTGACGGTGCTCATGTTGAAGCTGTGGAACCAAAAAAGAGTTGATTTAGCAGCTCAAGTGTTGAAG AGTACCTCCTCAAGAGTGTTGGATGCATTGGATAATCGACCTGTATTTGTAAGACTGAAGGGTCTG GATTTAATGAGAGGCTCTTTGGCTAAAGCCCAAGTCGTCTATGCTCCTGCAGAAGAAATTGATAGTGAAAATCGACTTTTACATGCCTGCA AAATTATGATTGATGCTTTTGTTGAGGCTGGGCTTGTTATTGATAAAGATGCTAAGAGTGAGTTAAAG TTGCATGCCACCTTGATGAATGCAAGGCACAGGAAAAG GGGAAAGAAGGGACGGTTCAGTTCATTCAACGCACGAGCCATTTTCGAGCATTTTGGATCTGAGGAATGGGGTGAGTATCTAATCCGTCAAGCTCATCTTTCACAAAGGTTCAAGTATGATGAGAATGGTTATTATCATTGTTGTGCTTCAATACCTTTTCCTGAAAACATTTCAAGTTAA
- the LOC107891710 gene encoding uncharacterized protein isoform X1: protein MGGAKAKSGAMDKEKKKKGTLIWRPVCTQDSSLKEPVIKDATIGLESDCQMQKSNDKVIEVTNAIVNSKALEDDIEDEAMKEKPELSAIKHSLSIQVGASVIRFVKGKAGSTKEKIEKETGVQIILPSSKQNDSIIIEGTSADSVAKASEEIQRVIDEAVKTASFDYSHFVSLPLAIHPELVSKLVGFQNSILGSSDACIDENPDGNSDGDNSEDSAQEQQLGNISVELEVADDEESVKVDVSVRPLDSNAPKEKEEPKSSNKSDLKIGKSVFIKPQTFHLTVLMLKLWNQKRVDLAAQVLKSTSSRVLDALDNRPVFVRLKGLDLMRGSLAKAQVVYAPAEEIDSENRLLHACKIMIDAFVEAGLVIDKDAKSELKESGTSQRNEELEQYSLFVLSGSLYVNDAYSWNKEWPIFMSPRSHLHATLMNARHRKRGKKGRFSSFNARAIFEHFGSEEWGEYLIRQAHLSQRFKYDENGYYHCCASIPFPENISS from the exons ATGGGTGGGGCAAAAGCCAAGTCTGGTGCCATGGAcaaggagaagaaaaagaaaggtacTCTCATATGGAGACCGGTTTGTACTCAAGATAGTTCCCTCAAAG AGCCTGTGATAAAGGATGCGACTATCGGGTTAGAAAGTGATTGTCAAATGCAAAAATCAAATGACAAGGTAATTGAAGTTACAAATGCCATTGTCAATTCTAAAGCCTTGGAGGATGATATTGAAGATGAAGCAATGAAAGAAAAGCCGGAGCTTTCAGCTATAAAGCATTCACTTTCCATTCaa GTTGGTGCATCTGTAATTCGATTTGTTAAAGGGAAAGC GGGATCTACAAAGGAAAAGATTGAAAAGGAGACGGGGGTTCAGATAATCCTTCCATCATCTAAGCAGAATGATTCCATTA TCATTGAAGGCACTTCAGCTGATAGTGTAGCTAAAGCTTCAGAAGAGATACAACGTGTAATTGATGAG GCTGTTAAAACTGCAAGTTTTGACTACTCTCACTTCGTATCACTTCCATTGGCTATACATCCGGAGTTGGTTAGCAAGCTCGTAGGCTTTCAGAACTCCATATTGGGAAGTAGTGATGCTTGCATAGATGAAAATCCAGACGGCAACTCAGATGGAGATAATTCTGAAGATAGTGCTCAAGAGCAGCAGTTAGGTAACATTTCAGTTGAGCTAGAAGTTGCGGACGATGAGGAAAGTGTTAAGGTGGATGTAAGTGTCAGACCTCTTGATAGTAATGCACCTAAAGAAAAAGAAGAACCAAAGTCTTCTAATAAATCAG ACTTGAAAATTGGAAAGTCCGTATTTATTAAACCTCAAACATTTCACTTGACGGTGCTCATGTTGAAGCTGTGGAACCAAAAAAGAGTTGATTTAGCAGCTCAAGTGTTGAAG AGTACCTCCTCAAGAGTGTTGGATGCATTGGATAATCGACCTGTATTTGTAAGACTGAAGGGTCTG GATTTAATGAGAGGCTCTTTGGCTAAAGCCCAAGTCGTCTATGCTCCTGCAGAAGAAATTGATAGTGAAAATCGACTTTTACATGCCTGCA AAATTATGATTGATGCTTTTGTTGAGGCTGGGCTTGTTATTGATAAAGATGCTAAGAGTGAGTTAAAG GAATCGGGTACTTCCCAAAGAAATGAAGAGTTAGAACAATATAGCCTCTTCGTCCTCTCGGGAAGTCTATATGTCAATGATGCTTATTCTTGGAATAAGGAATGGCCAATTTTCATGAGCCCTCGATCCCAT TTGCATGCCACCTTGATGAATGCAAGGCACAGGAAAAG GGGAAAGAAGGGACGGTTCAGTTCATTCAACGCACGAGCCATTTTCGAGCATTTTGGATCTGAGGAATGGGGTGAGTATCTAATCCGTCAAGCTCATCTTTCACAAAGGTTCAAGTATGATGAGAATGGTTATTATCATTGTTGTGCTTCAATACCTTTTCCTGAAAACATTTCAAGTTAA
- the LOC107892927 gene encoding uncharacterized protein gives MEDNKETLKPSLEILILSYLHIVLIKAITEINKDNTPLLQKGKQHKHLSETSWKRNMEMENDSVQKSLVWLHAVLQSKIGHGLEATVLQGLQITHAEKGLMRFDFVVPNAVSDVDGNWHVGALATMLDLIGPVTTFSFANRVISTVDFNVSYYSTAKIQENVEIESKVIANRGNLIHVVVEVRRKGNGEVIAVGKLWMASDKRTVAEVSNARQL, from the exons ATGGAAGACAACAAAGAAACCTTGAAACCATCGCTAGAAATTCTCATCTTATCATATCTTCACATCGTTCTTATCAAAGCCATAACAGAAATAAATAAGGACAACACCCCATTATTGCAAAAGGGGAAACAGCACAAGCATCTATCTGAGACAAGTTGGAAAAGAAATATGGAAATGGAAAATGATTCCGTACAGAAATCCCTTGTATGGCTTCATGCTGTTCTTCAATCTAAAATAGGCCATGGATTAGAAGCCACAGTCCTCCAAGGACTGCAAATCACCCATGCCGAAAAGGGTTTAATGCGATTCGATTTTGTCGTTCCAAATGCTGTCTCg GATGTTGATGGAAATTGGCATGTTGGAGCTTTAGCAACTATGCTCGACCTCATCGGACCCGTTACTACTTTCTCTTTTGCCAATCGTGTTATTAGTACAGTTGATTTCAACGTTTCATATTATTCAACAGCTAAGATTCAA GAAAATGTGGAGATAGAATCAAAGGTAATTGCAAATAGAGGAAACCTCATACATGTGGTGGTTGAAGTTAGAAGGAAAGGAAATGGAGAGGTAATTGCTGTAGGAAAATTGTGGATGGCTTCAGATAAACGCACTGTTGCTGAAGTGAGTAATGCTCGACAACTTTGA
- the LOC107891710 gene encoding uncharacterized protein isoform X4, translating to MQKSNDKVIEVTNAIVNSKALEDDIEDEAMKEKPELSAIKHSLSIQVGASVIRFVKGKAGSTKEKIEKETGVQIILPSSKQNDSIIIEGTSADSVAKASEEIQRVIDEAVKTASFDYSHFVSLPLAIHPELVSKLVGFQNSILGSSDACIDENPDGNSDGDNSEDSAQEQQLGNISVELEVADDEESVKVDVSVRPLDSNAPKEKEEPKSSNKSDLKIGKSVFIKPQTFHLTVLMLKLWNQKRVDLAAQVLKSTSSRVLDALDNRPVFVRLKGLDLMRGSLAKAQVVYAPAEEIDSENRLLHACKIMIDAFVEAGLVIDKDAKSELKESGTSQRNEELEQYSLFVLSGSLYVNDAYSWNKEWPIFMSPRSHLHATLMNARHRKRGKKGRFSSFNARAIFEHFGSEEWGEYLIRQAHLSQRFKYDENGYYHCCASIPFPENISS from the exons ATGCAAAAATCAAATGACAAGGTAATTGAAGTTACAAATGCCATTGTCAATTCTAAAGCCTTGGAGGATGATATTGAAGATGAAGCAATGAAAGAAAAGCCGGAGCTTTCAGCTATAAAGCATTCACTTTCCATTCaa GTTGGTGCATCTGTAATTCGATTTGTTAAAGGGAAAGC GGGATCTACAAAGGAAAAGATTGAAAAGGAGACGGGGGTTCAGATAATCCTTCCATCATCTAAGCAGAATGATTCCATTA TCATTGAAGGCACTTCAGCTGATAGTGTAGCTAAAGCTTCAGAAGAGATACAACGTGTAATTGATGAG GCTGTTAAAACTGCAAGTTTTGACTACTCTCACTTCGTATCACTTCCATTGGCTATACATCCGGAGTTGGTTAGCAAGCTCGTAGGCTTTCAGAACTCCATATTGGGAAGTAGTGATGCTTGCATAGATGAAAATCCAGACGGCAACTCAGATGGAGATAATTCTGAAGATAGTGCTCAAGAGCAGCAGTTAGGTAACATTTCAGTTGAGCTAGAAGTTGCGGACGATGAGGAAAGTGTTAAGGTGGATGTAAGTGTCAGACCTCTTGATAGTAATGCACCTAAAGAAAAAGAAGAACCAAAGTCTTCTAATAAATCAG ACTTGAAAATTGGAAAGTCCGTATTTATTAAACCTCAAACATTTCACTTGACGGTGCTCATGTTGAAGCTGTGGAACCAAAAAAGAGTTGATTTAGCAGCTCAAGTGTTGAAG AGTACCTCCTCAAGAGTGTTGGATGCATTGGATAATCGACCTGTATTTGTAAGACTGAAGGGTCTG GATTTAATGAGAGGCTCTTTGGCTAAAGCCCAAGTCGTCTATGCTCCTGCAGAAGAAATTGATAGTGAAAATCGACTTTTACATGCCTGCA AAATTATGATTGATGCTTTTGTTGAGGCTGGGCTTGTTATTGATAAAGATGCTAAGAGTGAGTTAAAG GAATCGGGTACTTCCCAAAGAAATGAAGAGTTAGAACAATATAGCCTCTTCGTCCTCTCGGGAAGTCTATATGTCAATGATGCTTATTCTTGGAATAAGGAATGGCCAATTTTCATGAGCCCTCGATCCCAT TTGCATGCCACCTTGATGAATGCAAGGCACAGGAAAAG GGGAAAGAAGGGACGGTTCAGTTCATTCAACGCACGAGCCATTTTCGAGCATTTTGGATCTGAGGAATGGGGTGAGTATCTAATCCGTCAAGCTCATCTTTCACAAAGGTTCAAGTATGATGAGAATGGTTATTATCATTGTTGTGCTTCAATACCTTTTCCTGAAAACATTTCAAGTTAA
- the LOC107891710 gene encoding uncharacterized protein isoform X2 translates to MGGAKAKSGAMDKEKKKKGTLIWRPVCTQDSSLKEPVIKDATIGLESDCQMQKSNDKVGASVIRFVKGKAGSTKEKIEKETGVQIILPSSKQNDSIIIEGTSADSVAKASEEIQRVIDEAVKTASFDYSHFVSLPLAIHPELVSKLVGFQNSILGSSDACIDENPDGNSDGDNSEDSAQEQQLGNISVELEVADDEESVKVDVSVRPLDSNAPKEKEEPKSSNKSDLKIGKSVFIKPQTFHLTVLMLKLWNQKRVDLAAQVLKSTSSRVLDALDNRPVFVRLKGLDLMRGSLAKAQVVYAPAEEIDSENRLLHACKIMIDAFVEAGLVIDKDAKSELKESGTSQRNEELEQYSLFVLSGSLYVNDAYSWNKEWPIFMSPRSHLHATLMNARHRKRGKKGRFSSFNARAIFEHFGSEEWGEYLIRQAHLSQRFKYDENGYYHCCASIPFPENISS, encoded by the exons ATGGGTGGGGCAAAAGCCAAGTCTGGTGCCATGGAcaaggagaagaaaaagaaaggtacTCTCATATGGAGACCGGTTTGTACTCAAGATAGTTCCCTCAAAG AGCCTGTGATAAAGGATGCGACTATCGGGTTAGAAAGTGATTGTCAAATGCAAAAATCAAATGACAAG GTTGGTGCATCTGTAATTCGATTTGTTAAAGGGAAAGC GGGATCTACAAAGGAAAAGATTGAAAAGGAGACGGGGGTTCAGATAATCCTTCCATCATCTAAGCAGAATGATTCCATTA TCATTGAAGGCACTTCAGCTGATAGTGTAGCTAAAGCTTCAGAAGAGATACAACGTGTAATTGATGAG GCTGTTAAAACTGCAAGTTTTGACTACTCTCACTTCGTATCACTTCCATTGGCTATACATCCGGAGTTGGTTAGCAAGCTCGTAGGCTTTCAGAACTCCATATTGGGAAGTAGTGATGCTTGCATAGATGAAAATCCAGACGGCAACTCAGATGGAGATAATTCTGAAGATAGTGCTCAAGAGCAGCAGTTAGGTAACATTTCAGTTGAGCTAGAAGTTGCGGACGATGAGGAAAGTGTTAAGGTGGATGTAAGTGTCAGACCTCTTGATAGTAATGCACCTAAAGAAAAAGAAGAACCAAAGTCTTCTAATAAATCAG ACTTGAAAATTGGAAAGTCCGTATTTATTAAACCTCAAACATTTCACTTGACGGTGCTCATGTTGAAGCTGTGGAACCAAAAAAGAGTTGATTTAGCAGCTCAAGTGTTGAAG AGTACCTCCTCAAGAGTGTTGGATGCATTGGATAATCGACCTGTATTTGTAAGACTGAAGGGTCTG GATTTAATGAGAGGCTCTTTGGCTAAAGCCCAAGTCGTCTATGCTCCTGCAGAAGAAATTGATAGTGAAAATCGACTTTTACATGCCTGCA AAATTATGATTGATGCTTTTGTTGAGGCTGGGCTTGTTATTGATAAAGATGCTAAGAGTGAGTTAAAG GAATCGGGTACTTCCCAAAGAAATGAAGAGTTAGAACAATATAGCCTCTTCGTCCTCTCGGGAAGTCTATATGTCAATGATGCTTATTCTTGGAATAAGGAATGGCCAATTTTCATGAGCCCTCGATCCCAT TTGCATGCCACCTTGATGAATGCAAGGCACAGGAAAAG GGGAAAGAAGGGACGGTTCAGTTCATTCAACGCACGAGCCATTTTCGAGCATTTTGGATCTGAGGAATGGGGTGAGTATCTAATCCGTCAAGCTCATCTTTCACAAAGGTTCAAGTATGATGAGAATGGTTATTATCATTGTTGTGCTTCAATACCTTTTCCTGAAAACATTTCAAGTTAA
- the LOC107892928 gene encoding ethylene-responsive transcription factor TINY — MLCISMAESNHCSSSEAESSITNNNSSSSSLRKPNNPSAVEVAATSMIIDQGKKRPRPRDSSTKHPIYKGVRMRSWGKWVSEIRQPRKKSRIWLGTFRTAEMAARAHDVASLTIKGDSAALNFPDLAELLPRPVSLLPRDIQAAAVKAASMVNLNRPSPSSSSSSSLSESSEEPEELSEIVELPNIEGNLDSLFDSGNEFVLIDSVDVWVYDPSQDFNGGFYDQTWDVTENFKLNSGSFETFSSENNLP, encoded by the coding sequence ATGCTCTGCATTTCAATGGCGGAATCAAACCATTGTTCGTCATCAGAAGCCGAGAGTTCCATCACCAACAAtaactcatcatcatcatcattgagGAAACCCAATAATCCTTCCGCCGTGGAAGTTGCAGCAACAAGCATGATCATCGACCAAGGTAAAAAAAGACCAAGGCCGAGAGATTCAAGCACCAAACACCCAATTTATAAAGGAGTCCGAATGAGGAGTTGGGGCAAATGGGTATCAGAAATCCGTCAACCCCGCAAGAAATCCCGCATTTGGCTCGGCACTTTCCGGACGGCAGAAATGGCGGCGCGTGCTCACGACGTAGCCTCTTTGACCATCAAAGGTGATTCCGCTGCACTCAACTTCCCCGACCTCGCCGAGTTGCTTCCTCGACCGGTTTCGTTATTGCCCCGTGATATTCAAGCTGCTGCAGTTAAAGCTGCTTCAATGGTGAATCTCAACCGTCCATcaccatcatcttcttcttcttcttctttgtcgGAGTCCAGTGAAGAACCAGAGGAACTGAGTGAAATCGTGGAGTTACCCAACATAGAAGGGAATTTGGACTCGTTGTTTGACTCGGGGAACGAGTTTGTACTCATTGACTCGGTTGATGTGTGGGTGTATGATCCTTCACAAGATTTCAATGGCGGATTTTATGATCAGACATGGGATGTTACTGAGAATTTTAAACTCAACTCGGGCAGCTTTGAAACTTTTTCATCTGAGAATAATTTGCCATAA